A single genomic interval of Cupriavidus sp. MP-37 harbors:
- the phoR gene encoding phosphate regulon sensor histidine kinase PhoR — protein sequence MNVIWARSAAILISLLVLSAGVYLVAGPVPALALACVSLLGLLFYYLYQINRLWKVLDAPVYGEIPSALGLWGEVYYRLHRLVKRWRTQVLQVEQQHTRFIQAIQASPNGVLMLDDADQIEWCNDVAEQHFGLNARRDVRQRITHLIRRPEFVHYLTRQQFDEPLVMRDMGEHKHSVIAVQILPYGDNRKLVITQDITKLENTEAMRRDFVANVSHELKTPLTVMTGFLETVRDLPVSEEDRRRYIDMMLAQSVRMQSIVEDLLALAKLESDAQPPGHDVVPIRAMVAHLMHDAEALSQGRHHVAAEIDPTVGMRGAETELMSALGNLVSNAVRYTPEGGRITMRLAWEDGHAVFAVADTGLGIAPEHIPRLTERFYRVDRSRSRDTGGTGLGLAIVKHVLSRHHAELRVTSEEGRGSVFRVVFPLERSLRSAAESAGSPVPGAGPTVTPQAPDSSRRAA from the coding sequence ATGAATGTCATCTGGGCCCGTTCCGCGGCCATCCTGATCAGCCTGCTGGTGCTGTCCGCCGGCGTCTACCTGGTCGCCGGCCCGGTGCCGGCGCTGGCGCTGGCCTGCGTTTCGCTGCTGGGGCTGCTGTTCTACTACCTGTACCAGATCAACCGCCTGTGGAAGGTGCTCGACGCTCCCGTCTACGGCGAGATCCCGAGCGCGCTCGGCCTGTGGGGCGAGGTGTATTACCGCCTGCACCGGCTGGTCAAGCGCTGGCGCACCCAGGTGCTGCAGGTGGAGCAGCAGCACACGCGCTTTATCCAGGCCATCCAGGCCTCGCCCAACGGCGTGCTGATGCTCGATGACGCCGACCAGATCGAGTGGTGCAACGACGTCGCCGAGCAGCATTTCGGCCTGAACGCGCGGCGCGACGTGCGCCAGCGCATTACCCACCTGATCCGCCGGCCGGAGTTTGTCCATTACCTGACGCGGCAGCAGTTCGACGAGCCGCTGGTGATGCGCGACATGGGCGAGCACAAGCACAGCGTGATCGCGGTGCAGATCCTGCCGTATGGCGACAACCGCAAGCTGGTGATCACGCAGGACATCACCAAGCTGGAAAACACCGAGGCGATGCGGCGCGACTTCGTCGCCAATGTCTCGCATGAATTGAAGACCCCGCTGACCGTGATGACCGGCTTCCTCGAGACCGTGCGCGACCTGCCGGTGTCAGAAGAGGACCGGCGCCGCTACATCGACATGATGCTGGCGCAGTCGGTGCGGATGCAGAGCATCGTCGAAGACCTGCTGGCACTGGCCAAGCTGGAAAGCGATGCCCAGCCGCCGGGCCATGACGTGGTGCCGATCCGCGCCATGGTGGCGCACCTGATGCACGACGCCGAGGCGCTGTCGCAGGGCCGGCACCACGTCGCGGCCGAGATCGATCCGACCGTCGGCATGCGCGGTGCGGAGACCGAGCTGATGTCGGCGCTGGGCAACCTGGTGTCGAACGCGGTGCGCTACACGCCGGAGGGCGGGCGCATCACCATGCGGCTGGCCTGGGAAGACGGCCACGCGGTGTTCGCGGTGGCCGATACCGGCCTGGGCATCGCGCCCGAGCATATTCCCCGGCTGACCGAGCGCTTCTACCGCGTCGACCGCAGCCGCTCGCGCGACACCGGCGGCACCGGACTGGGCCTGGCCATCGTCAAGCACGTGCTGTCGCGCCACCATGCGGAACTGCGCGTGACCAGCGAGGAGGGTCGGGGCAGCGTGTTCCGCGTGGTGTTCCCGCTGGAGCGCAGCCTGCGCTCCGCCGCCGAAAGCGCCGGCAGCCCGGTGCCGGGGGCGGGTCCGACGGTAACGCCGCAGGCACCGGACAGTTCCCGGCGCGCAGCCTGA
- the ppk1 gene encoding polyphosphate kinase 1, which translates to MSTTPSSTLLNRELGILEFNARVLAQAADPKVPLLERLKFICIVSSNLDEFFEIRMAGLKEQMRDNASGLTPDGLSFQQTYQLVTERTQRLVASQYDMLQNTIFPLLEKEGVFFHLTTTWTDAQREWARQFFQRELAPVLTPIALDPAHPFPRVLNKSLNFVVELSGKDAFGRDADLAIVQAPRALPRVVKMPEKLSGYPYGFVMLSSFMQGFVHELFPAIAVHGCYQFRVTRNSDLFVSEDDITDLREALQGELPARHFGDTVRLEISSDTPAPLARRLLLESGLAEHDLYRVSGPVNLVRLMQIPDMVDRPALKFPPYVPAPVKVFSGGVSMFDVMRQQDVLLHHPYESFSSVLDLLQLAAADPNVVAIKQTVYRTGNESLVMEALMTAARNGKEVTVVVELLARFDEETNINWAERLESAGAHVIYGVVGHKCHAKMLLIVRREPTGPKAKQVKLRRYAHLGTGNYHPRTARLYTDFGLLTADEAICEDVHHVFQLLTGTAGTIRLNHLWQSPFTMQSNLVDHIRAEARHARAGKPARIIAKMNALLEPSIIDELYKASRAGVKIDLIVRGVCALMPGVPGMSENISVRSIIGRFLEHHRVYYFHAAGEEVLYLSSADWMDRNLFRRVEVAFPVLDKALKARVIKESLQVHLRDNASAWIMQSDGNYVRKQTRSKHPHVSQNDLLVMFGGTP; encoded by the coding sequence ATGTCGACGACTCCGTCCAGTACGCTGCTCAATCGCGAACTGGGCATCCTGGAATTCAATGCCCGCGTGCTGGCGCAAGCCGCGGACCCGAAAGTCCCGCTGCTCGAGCGGCTGAAGTTCATCTGCATCGTATCCAGCAACCTGGACGAGTTCTTTGAAATCCGCATGGCGGGCCTGAAGGAACAGATGCGCGACAACGCCTCGGGCCTGACGCCGGATGGCCTCTCGTTCCAGCAGACCTACCAGCTTGTCACCGAGCGCACGCAACGGCTTGTGGCTTCGCAGTATGACATGCTGCAGAACACCATTTTTCCATTACTTGAAAAAGAAGGGGTCTTTTTCCACCTGACCACCACCTGGACCGACGCCCAGCGTGAATGGGCGCGCCAGTTCTTCCAGCGCGAGCTGGCGCCGGTGCTGACCCCCATTGCCCTGGATCCGGCCCACCCCTTCCCGCGCGTGCTCAACAAGAGCCTGAACTTCGTGGTGGAGCTGTCCGGCAAGGATGCTTTCGGGCGCGATGCCGACCTGGCCATCGTGCAGGCGCCGCGCGCGCTGCCGCGGGTGGTGAAGATGCCGGAGAAGCTGTCGGGCTATCCGTACGGCTTTGTCATGCTGTCGTCGTTCATGCAGGGGTTCGTGCACGAACTGTTTCCGGCCATCGCCGTGCATGGCTGTTACCAGTTCCGCGTCACGCGCAACTCCGACCTGTTCGTGTCGGAGGACGACATCACCGACCTGCGCGAAGCGCTGCAAGGCGAACTGCCCGCGCGCCATTTCGGCGACACGGTGCGGCTGGAAATCTCTTCCGATACGCCCGCCCCGCTGGCGCGCCGGCTGCTGCTGGAATCGGGCCTCGCCGAACACGACCTGTACCGAGTTTCCGGCCCGGTGAACCTGGTGCGGCTGATGCAGATCCCGGACATGGTCGACCGGCCGGCGCTCAAGTTCCCGCCCTATGTGCCGGCGCCGGTCAAGGTATTTTCCGGCGGCGTATCGATGTTCGACGTGATGCGCCAGCAGGACGTGCTGCTGCACCATCCCTACGAGAGTTTCAGCTCCGTGCTGGACTTGCTGCAGCTGGCCGCGGCCGATCCCAACGTGGTCGCGATCAAGCAGACGGTCTACCGCACCGGCAACGAATCGCTGGTGATGGAAGCGCTGATGACCGCCGCGCGCAACGGCAAGGAAGTGACGGTGGTGGTGGAACTGCTGGCGCGCTTCGACGAGGAAACCAATATCAACTGGGCCGAGCGGCTGGAGTCGGCCGGCGCGCATGTGATCTACGGCGTGGTCGGGCACAAGTGCCACGCCAAGATGCTGCTGATCGTGCGGCGCGAACCCACCGGGCCGAAGGCCAAGCAGGTCAAGCTGCGCCGCTATGCCCACCTGGGCACCGGCAACTACCACCCGCGCACGGCCCGGCTCTATACCGACTTCGGGCTGCTGACCGCCGACGAGGCCATCTGCGAAGACGTGCACCATGTGTTCCAGCTGCTGACCGGCACGGCCGGCACGATCCGGCTGAACCACCTGTGGCAGTCGCCGTTCACCATGCAGAGCAACCTGGTCGACCATATCCGCGCCGAGGCTCGCCACGCGCGCGCAGGCAAGCCGGCGCGCATCATCGCCAAGATGAACGCGCTGCTGGAACCGTCGATCATCGACGAGCTGTACAAGGCCTCGCGCGCCGGCGTGAAGATCGACCTGATCGTGCGCGGCGTGTGCGCGCTGATGCCGGGCGTGCCGGGCATGTCCGAGAACATTTCGGTGCGCTCGATCATCGGGCGTTTCCTGGAACACCACCGCGTCTACTACTTCCACGCCGCCGGCGAAGAGGTGCTCTACCTCTCCAGCGCCGACTGGATGGACCGCAACCTGTTCCGCCGCGTGGAGGTCGCGTTCCCGGTACTGGACAAGGCGCTCAAGGCGCGCGTCATCAAGGAAAGCCTGCAGGTGCACCTGCGCGACAATGCGTCGGCGTGGATCATGCAATCGGATGGCAACTACGTGCGCAAGCAGACGCGCTCCAAGCATCCGCATGTCAGCCAGAACGATCTGCTGGTGATGTTCGGCGGCACGCCCTGA
- the ppx gene encoding exopolyphosphatase, whose protein sequence is MNNTPRLLAAVDMGSNSFRLMIGRVDETPTANGPASQIFQVDALREPVRLAAGLTPDKYLDQPARRRGIDALRRFGDRLREFAPGQVRAVATNTLRVARNASEFLIEAEGALGFPIEVIAGREEARLIYLGASHDAPACQGNRLVVDIGGGSTEFIIGNGYQSKLMESLYIGCVSHSRQFFPSGNVDEYAMKQAELAARREIQVLVRQYRAAGWEQAVGSSGTARALAELIELNGMNDSNAEHGITREGLERLKRALIKAENTNRVKLTGLKPDRIPVLPGGLSIMLGVFAELDIERMDVTDGALRLGVLYDLLGRSHHEDMRTVTVDQFMRRYGVDRAQASRVRRTAQTLLSQFPDPANERREDNLALLGWAASLHEIGMSISHSGYHKHSAYIATHADMPGFSKTDQARLATLLLGHAGKLGKLSGSGKFVDWRMLFSLRLAFVLCRRRSDVALPDIRVAQLAEALDEGFTVRLPKAWIDANPLIEYSLAQEADEWQRIGKRYKVVYD, encoded by the coding sequence ATGAACAACACTCCACGCCTGCTGGCCGCCGTCGACATGGGCTCGAACAGCTTCCGCCTGATGATCGGGCGGGTGGACGAGACCCCCACGGCCAATGGCCCGGCCAGCCAGATCTTCCAGGTCGACGCGCTGCGCGAGCCGGTGCGGCTGGCGGCCGGGCTGACGCCCGACAAATACCTGGACCAGCCCGCCCGGCGGCGCGGCATCGATGCGCTGCGGCGCTTCGGCGACCGCCTGCGCGAGTTCGCGCCGGGACAGGTGCGCGCGGTTGCCACCAATACGCTGCGCGTGGCCAGGAACGCCTCTGAATTCCTGATCGAGGCCGAGGGCGCGCTGGGCTTCCCGATCGAAGTGATCGCCGGGCGCGAAGAGGCGCGGCTGATCTACCTGGGCGCCTCGCACGATGCACCCGCCTGCCAGGGTAACCGCCTGGTGGTCGATATCGGTGGCGGCTCGACCGAGTTCATCATCGGCAACGGCTACCAGTCCAAGCTGATGGAAAGCCTGTATATCGGCTGCGTCTCGCACAGCCGCCAGTTTTTCCCCAGCGGCAATGTCGACGAATACGCGATGAAGCAGGCCGAGCTGGCGGCGCGCCGCGAGATCCAGGTGCTGGTGCGCCAGTACCGTGCCGCGGGCTGGGAACAGGCGGTGGGCTCGTCGGGGACCGCGCGCGCGCTGGCCGAGCTGATCGAGCTCAACGGCATGAACGACAGCAATGCCGAGCACGGCATCACGCGCGAAGGCCTGGAGCGACTCAAGCGCGCGCTGATCAAGGCCGAGAACACCAACCGCGTCAAGCTGACCGGCCTCAAGCCGGACCGCATCCCGGTGCTGCCCGGCGGGCTGTCGATCATGCTGGGCGTGTTCGCCGAACTCGATATCGAGCGCATGGACGTGACCGACGGCGCGTTGCGGCTGGGCGTGCTGTACGACCTGCTCGGCCGCAGCCACCATGAGGACATGCGCACGGTCACGGTGGACCAGTTCATGCGCCGCTACGGCGTCGACCGCGCGCAGGCCAGCCGCGTGCGGCGCACCGCGCAGACGCTGCTGTCACAGTTCCCGGATCCGGCCAATGAACGGCGCGAGGACAACCTGGCTCTGCTGGGCTGGGCGGCCAGCCTGCATGAGATCGGCATGTCGATCTCGCACAGCGGCTACCACAAGCATTCCGCCTACATCGCCACGCATGCCGACATGCCGGGCTTCTCCAAGACCGACCAGGCGCGGCTGGCGACGCTGCTGCTGGGCCATGCGGGCAAGCTGGGCAAGCTGTCGGGCAGCGGCAAGTTCGTCGACTGGCGCATGCTGTTCAGCCTGCGCCTGGCCTTTGTGCTGTGCCGGCGCCGCTCGGATGTGGCGCTGCCGGACATCCGTGTCGCGCAGCTGGCCGAGGCGCTGGACGAAGGCTTTACCGTGCGGCTGCCGAAGGCGTGGATCGACGCCAATCCGCTGATCGAATACAGCCTGGCCCAGGAAGCCGACGAGTGGCAGCGCATCGGCAAGCGCTACAAGGTGGTCTACGACTGA
- a CDS encoding GNAT family N-acetyltransferase has product MRDLPTPTQPLFDSLPNGLGGQTARRRLHRPSDTPAHESPVLSVAWARHQDEVVEAQRLRYKVFAEEMGARLTSSVPELDIDMFDAYCDHLIVRDMATLRVVGTYRVLPPHQAKRLGCLYAESEFDLVRLSHLRPKMLELGRSCVHRDYRSGSVIMALWGGLGEYLQRWGIESMLGCASVPMSDGGHYAASLHRLFTERSLAPIEYHAFPRLPLPVEDLNQQLAVEPPALIKGYLRLGAKICGQPAWDPDFNVADFLTLLRVNDMNPRYARHFLGLNNAA; this is encoded by the coding sequence ATGCGAGATCTGCCGACGCCTACCCAGCCGCTCTTCGACTCCCTGCCCAATGGCCTCGGCGGCCAGACGGCGCGGAGGCGTCTTCATCGCCCATCGGATACACCGGCACATGAGTCGCCTGTTCTCAGCGTGGCGTGGGCGCGCCACCAGGATGAAGTAGTCGAGGCCCAGCGCCTGCGCTACAAGGTCTTTGCCGAGGAAATGGGCGCGCGCCTGACGTCTTCGGTGCCCGAACTGGACATCGACATGTTCGATGCCTACTGCGACCACCTGATCGTGCGCGACATGGCCACGCTGCGCGTGGTCGGCACCTACCGCGTGCTGCCGCCGCACCAGGCCAAGCGCCTGGGCTGCCTGTACGCCGAGTCGGAATTCGACCTGGTGCGCCTGTCGCACCTGCGCCCCAAGATGCTGGAACTGGGCCGCTCATGCGTGCACCGCGACTACCGCTCCGGCAGCGTCATCATGGCGCTGTGGGGCGGGCTGGGCGAGTACCTGCAGCGCTGGGGCATCGAATCGATGCTGGGCTGCGCCAGCGTGCCGATGAGCGACGGCGGCCACTACGCGGCCAGCCTGCACCGGCTGTTCACCGAGCGCTCGCTGGCACCGATCGAGTACCACGCGTTCCCGCGCCTGCCGCTGCCGGTGGAAGACCTGAACCAGCAGTTGGCGGTCGAGCCGCCCGCGCTGATCAAGGGCTACCTGCGCCTGGGTGCGAAGATCTGCGGCCAGCCGGCCTGGGACCCGGACTTCAACGTGGCCGACTTCCTCACGCTGCTGCGCGTGAACGACATGAACCCGCGCTACGCCCGCCACTTCCTGGGCCTGAACAACGCCGCCTGA
- a CDS encoding histidine phosphatase family protein, with amino-acid sequence MNLILWRHAEAEDLPDALSLSRHADLQRPLTRRGRKQAEASAKWLRAHLPADTRILCSPAVRARETAAALTGEAEILDALAPGADVSAVLAAVEWPERAEHVVVVGHQPWIGRVASLLLAGAEMNWSVRKGGIWWLTGRTRESEAQTVLRAVINPEFL; translated from the coding sequence ATGAACCTGATCCTGTGGCGCCATGCCGAAGCCGAAGACCTTCCCGACGCCCTCAGCCTTAGCCGGCATGCCGATCTGCAGCGGCCGCTGACGCGCCGCGGCCGCAAGCAGGCCGAGGCTTCGGCCAAATGGCTGCGTGCCCACCTGCCCGCCGATACCCGCATCCTGTGCAGTCCCGCCGTGCGCGCCCGCGAAACCGCGGCGGCGCTGACCGGCGAGGCGGAAATCCTCGATGCCCTGGCCCCGGGCGCCGATGTCAGCGCCGTGCTCGCCGCGGTCGAATGGCCCGAGCGCGCCGAGCACGTGGTGGTGGTCGGCCACCAGCCCTGGATCGGCCGCGTCGCCAGCCTGCTGCTGGCGGGCGCCGAAATGAACTGGAGCGTGCGCAAAGGCGGCATCTGGTGGCTCACCGGCCGTACCCGCGAAAGCGAGGCGCAGACCGTGCTGCGCGCGGTCATCAATCCCGAATTCCTCTGA
- the infA gene encoding translation initiation factor IF-1: MAKEELIEFGGVVSEALPDNRYRVTLENGVEIWAYASGKMQKHRIRILAGDRVTLEMSPYDLTKGRINFRHKS, translated from the coding sequence TTGGCTAAGGAAGAACTCATTGAATTTGGCGGCGTGGTGTCGGAAGCCCTGCCTGACAACCGCTATCGTGTCACGCTGGAAAACGGCGTCGAAATCTGGGCATACGCTTCGGGCAAGATGCAAAAGCACCGCATCCGCATCCTGGCCGGCGATCGCGTGACCCTGGAAATGTCGCCGTACGACCTGACCAAGGGACGCATCAACTTCCGCCACAAGTCCTGA
- a CDS encoding DNA polymerase III subunit epsilon gives MRVAIVSTETTGLTPADEPVSIGLLLVEVSPRAGGLLREVAEYYGSQEPTVPISAAATDTHGLTADMLRGRRFDIGAIRAIVDDADVLVAHGAAFNARMLEKVLPGIRDKRWRCSVRQVRWSQYFHAANHKLDTLCEHLHIFRPRPQVALDDCLALSKLLFRPLGATQQATPMGFLLAEADFAMSAAPHPGSAPAPPPAAAPLPAAASAWMPQVDANHHGPGRGLVMAAVVLMLLAGAVIWPDLFPW, from the coding sequence ATGCGGGTCGCAATCGTCAGTACCGAAACCACCGGGCTCACGCCAGCCGATGAGCCCGTCAGCATCGGCTTGCTGCTGGTCGAGGTATCGCCGCGTGCCGGCGGCCTGTTGCGCGAGGTGGCGGAGTACTACGGTTCGCAGGAGCCCACCGTGCCGATCAGCGCGGCGGCCACCGATACCCACGGGCTGACCGCCGACATGCTGCGCGGGCGCCGCTTCGATATCGGCGCCATCCGCGCCATTGTCGACGATGCCGACGTGCTGGTCGCCCACGGCGCCGCCTTCAATGCCAGGATGCTGGAGAAAGTGCTGCCCGGCATCCGGGACAAGCGCTGGCGCTGCTCGGTGCGGCAGGTGCGCTGGTCGCAGTATTTCCACGCCGCCAACCACAAGCTCGATACGCTGTGCGAGCACCTGCATATCTTCCGTCCCCGGCCGCAGGTTGCCCTGGACGATTGCCTGGCGCTGTCCAAGCTGCTGTTCCGGCCGCTAGGCGCCACCCAGCAGGCGACGCCGATGGGCTTCCTGCTGGCCGAAGCCGATTTCGCCATGAGCGCTGCGCCGCATCCCGGCAGCGCGCCGGCGCCACCGCCCGCGGCGGCGCCGCTCCCGGCGGCTGCGTCGGCATGGATGCCGCAGGTCGACGCCAACCATCACGGCCCCGGGCGGGGACTGGTCATGGCAGCCGTGGTGCTGATGCTGCTCGCCGGCGCGGTGATCTGGCCGGATTTGTTCCCGTGGTGA
- a CDS encoding GGDEF domain-containing protein — protein MFQSHVVVLIAGLFALQMAVVCVVLRRSSGMERSGLTSWALGSVLAAFAAALAAVQALRPMWLVPESTDLALLAALSVMAVGARHFAQRPGRAAGWLGLNLAAAAAVAWGDLAPRYLESAVALPDLAPILSACHIVLLLDLARSVVPAVPATRGTGRLAAWSLAAIVIAAAAINAWTVLRPLAAMTQGGAWPRPMPWDGELAMFNVFALVGVSVSFALMAHDRLRRMLERRARHDDLTDVLLRGAFWEELEAACLQAERQRKPMTVAFVDLDHFKAINDVYGHLAGDSVLRHFAGLLRKTVGYGDLVGRLGGEEFAIVMPDTALESGRLACLRLATAVRATPCPSEPDPIAYTVSIGVAARQPGEGADALMRRADRALYDAKLKGRNCVSLHPVGGDSAASAPDATADAGRYVTRSQPRAIS, from the coding sequence ATGTTTCAGTCGCACGTGGTTGTGCTCATCGCAGGGCTGTTTGCCTTGCAGATGGCGGTGGTTTGCGTGGTGTTGCGCCGGTCGTCGGGCATGGAGCGCAGCGGCCTGACATCGTGGGCGCTGGGCAGCGTGCTGGCGGCGTTTGCCGCGGCGCTGGCCGCGGTGCAGGCATTGCGGCCGATGTGGCTGGTGCCGGAGTCGACCGATCTGGCGCTGCTGGCCGCGCTGTCGGTGATGGCGGTGGGCGCGCGGCACTTCGCGCAACGGCCGGGCCGTGCCGCGGGCTGGCTGGGGCTGAATCTGGCGGCAGCGGCGGCGGTGGCCTGGGGCGACCTGGCGCCGCGATATCTGGAAAGCGCCGTGGCATTGCCTGATCTGGCGCCAATCCTCAGCGCCTGCCATATCGTGCTGCTGCTGGATCTTGCCCGCAGCGTGGTGCCGGCGGTGCCGGCCACGCGCGGCACCGGACGGCTGGCGGCATGGTCGCTGGCGGCGATCGTGATTGCCGCCGCGGCCATCAATGCCTGGACCGTACTGCGGCCGCTGGCGGCGATGACGCAGGGCGGCGCCTGGCCGCGGCCGATGCCGTGGGATGGCGAGCTGGCCATGTTCAATGTCTTTGCCCTGGTCGGGGTGTCGGTCAGCTTTGCGCTGATGGCACACGACCGGCTGCGCCGGATGCTGGAGCGGCGCGCGCGGCACGACGACCTGACCGATGTGCTGCTGCGCGGCGCCTTCTGGGAGGAACTGGAGGCCGCCTGCCTGCAGGCCGAGCGGCAACGCAAGCCGATGACGGTCGCGTTCGTCGACCTCGATCACTTCAAGGCCATCAACGATGTCTACGGCCACCTCGCGGGAGACAGCGTGTTGCGGCATTTCGCCGGCCTGCTGCGCAAGACGGTCGGCTACGGCGACCTGGTGGGGCGCCTGGGCGGCGAGGAATTTGCCATCGTGATGCCGGATACCGCGCTCGAGTCGGGGCGGCTTGCCTGCCTGCGGCTCGCCACGGCGGTGCGCGCCACGCCTTGCCCGTCCGAACCTGATCCGATCGCCTATACCGTCAGCATCGGCGTGGCGGCGCGGCAGCCCGGCGAGGGTGCCGACGCGCTGATGCGCCGCGCCGATCGCGCCCTGTATGACGCCAAGCTGAAGGGGCGCAACTGCGTGTCGCTGCACCCGGTGGGCGGCGACAGCGCGGCGTCGGCCCCTGATGCCACGGCCGACGCTGGCCGCTACGTCACGCGCAGCCAGCCGCGCGCCATCTCCTGA
- a CDS encoding DUF1488 domain-containing protein: MALNFPNPSRSYDAARHCVCFWGYDNAREVAFQVTDEILLRLSRQASAEETALLAIFDHHRDQILQLARDLYNPGERTTYTIS; the protein is encoded by the coding sequence ATGGCACTGAACTTTCCCAATCCCAGCCGCAGCTACGATGCGGCGCGGCACTGCGTTTGCTTCTGGGGCTACGACAACGCGCGTGAAGTGGCATTCCAGGTCACTGATGAAATCCTGCTGCGCCTGAGCCGCCAGGCTAGCGCGGAAGAAACCGCGCTCCTCGCCATCTTCGATCATCATCGGGACCAGATCCTGCAACTGGCCAGGGACCTCTACAACCCCGGGGAACGTACCACCTACACGATTTCCTGA
- a CDS encoding MFS transporter gives MAAPHAHSAADPDRGADASLSSRDHKSVGRLPLLALGVGSFGIGTGEFVIMGLLPDAATDLGISIPQAGHLISAYALGVVVGAPLLAVLGARWPRRNLLIALMAVFAAGNIASALAPSYLSMMVARLLTGFPHGTYFGVAALVAASLVPRERRAQAVGLVMLGLTTATLVGVPIAAAVGTWLGWRSAFVIVGALGALTALLVWRWVPFVPADRRASPLRELSALGRKQVWLTLGIGAIGFGGMFSVFSYIKPTMLELAHMPAAGIPVVLALFGVGMVVGNLAGARLADKALMPTVGGVLVWTALVLGAFTLTAPHAWLAAFNVLLVGTAVALGPALQIRLMDVAGDAQTLAAALNHSAFNLANALGAWLGGLTIAAGFGWESTGWVGLLLALGGLVIYAWSMLSMERRVPAAA, from the coding sequence ATGGCCGCCCCACATGCACACTCCGCCGCGGATCCAGACCGCGGCGCCGACGCTTCCCTGTCTTCCCGCGATCACAAATCAGTCGGCCGCCTGCCGCTGCTGGCGCTTGGCGTCGGCAGCTTCGGCATCGGCACCGGCGAGTTCGTCATCATGGGCCTGCTGCCCGATGCCGCCACCGACCTCGGCATCTCGATCCCGCAAGCTGGCCACCTGATCAGCGCCTATGCGCTCGGCGTGGTCGTCGGCGCGCCGCTGCTGGCGGTGCTGGGCGCACGCTGGCCGCGGCGCAACCTGCTGATCGCACTGATGGCGGTGTTTGCTGCGGGCAATATCGCCAGCGCGCTGGCGCCGTCGTACCTGTCGATGATGGTGGCGCGCCTGCTCACGGGTTTTCCGCACGGCACGTACTTCGGCGTGGCGGCGCTGGTTGCCGCGAGCCTGGTGCCGCGCGAGCGGCGCGCGCAGGCGGTAGGGCTGGTGATGCTGGGCCTGACCACCGCCACGCTGGTCGGCGTGCCGATCGCCGCCGCGGTCGGCACATGGCTGGGCTGGCGCTCGGCCTTCGTGATCGTCGGCGCGCTCGGCGCGTTGACCGCGCTGCTGGTATGGCGCTGGGTGCCGTTCGTGCCGGCTGACCGGCGTGCCAGTCCGCTGCGCGAGCTGTCGGCACTCGGGCGCAAGCAGGTCTGGCTGACGCTGGGGATCGGCGCGATCGGGTTTGGCGGCATGTTTTCCGTGTTCAGCTATATCAAGCCGACCATGCTGGAGCTGGCGCATATGCCGGCGGCGGGCATCCCGGTGGTGCTGGCGCTGTTCGGCGTCGGCATGGTGGTCGGCAACCTCGCCGGCGCCAGGCTGGCCGACAAGGCGCTGATGCCGACAGTGGGCGGTGTTCTGGTCTGGACCGCGCTGGTGCTGGGCGCCTTTACCTTGACCGCGCCGCATGCCTGGCTGGCGGCGTTCAACGTGCTGCTGGTGGGCACCGCGGTGGCGCTGGGCCCGGCGTTGCAGATCCGGCTGATGGACGTGGCGGGCGACGCCCAGACGCTGGCCGCCGCGCTCAACCATTCGGCCTTCAACCTGGCCAATGCGCTGGGCGCATGGCTGGGCGGGCTGACCATTGCCGCCGGCTTCGGCTGGGAATCGACCGGGTGGGTCGGGCTGCTGCTGGCGCTTGGCGGTCTGGTGATCTATGCCTGGTCGATGCTGAGCATGGAGCGGCGCGTCCCTGCCGCGGCGTAG